In Micromonospora sp. NBC_01813, the following are encoded in one genomic region:
- the ilvC gene encoding ketol-acid reductoisomerase, which yields MTAEVFYDDDADLGLIQAKKVAVLGYGSQGHAHALSLRDSGVDVVIGLPEGSKSRAKAEEQGLRVLTPAEASAHADVIMVLAPDTAQRSLYTEAIAPNLTAGKALLFGHGLNIRYGFITPPADVDVAMVAPKGPGHLVRRQYVDGKGVPALVAVEQDATGGAFELALAYAKAIGGTRAGVIKTTFKEETETDLFGEQAVLCGGAAALVQTGFEVLTEAGYAPEIAYFECLHELKLIVDLMYEGGIARMRYSVSDTAEYGDLSRGPRVVDARVKDEMRKILAEVQSGEFAREWIAEDDAGRPNFAKWRAEGAAHPIEETGRKLRGMMSWVDRPITETA from the coding sequence ATGACCGCTGAGGTGTTCTACGACGACGATGCCGACCTGGGCCTCATCCAGGCCAAGAAGGTCGCCGTGCTGGGGTACGGCAGCCAGGGCCACGCCCACGCGCTGTCGCTGCGCGACTCCGGCGTCGATGTCGTGATCGGCCTGCCGGAAGGCTCCAAGAGCCGGGCGAAGGCCGAGGAACAGGGGCTGCGGGTGCTGACCCCGGCCGAGGCGTCGGCCCACGCCGACGTGATCATGGTGCTGGCGCCGGACACCGCGCAGCGCTCGCTCTACACCGAGGCGATCGCGCCCAACCTGACCGCGGGCAAGGCGCTGCTCTTCGGCCACGGCCTGAACATCCGGTACGGCTTCATCACGCCGCCGGCCGACGTGGACGTCGCGATGGTCGCCCCGAAGGGGCCCGGCCACCTGGTGCGCCGGCAGTACGTCGACGGCAAGGGCGTGCCGGCGCTGGTCGCGGTGGAGCAGGACGCCACCGGCGGTGCGTTCGAGCTCGCCCTGGCGTACGCGAAGGCGATCGGCGGCACCCGGGCCGGGGTGATCAAGACGACCTTCAAGGAGGAGACCGAGACCGACCTGTTCGGCGAGCAGGCGGTGCTCTGCGGCGGCGCGGCGGCGCTGGTGCAGACCGGTTTCGAGGTGCTCACCGAGGCCGGCTACGCGCCGGAGATCGCCTACTTCGAGTGCCTGCACGAGCTGAAGCTGATCGTCGACCTGATGTACGAGGGTGGCATCGCGCGGATGCGCTACAGCGTGTCGGACACCGCCGAGTACGGCGACCTCTCCCGTGGGCCGCGGGTGGTCGACGCGCGGGTCAAGGATGAGATGCGCAAGATCCTCGCCGAGGTGCAGTCCGGGGAGTTCGCCCGGGAGTGGATCGCGGAGGACGACGCCGGCCGGCCGAACTTCGCCAAGTGGCGGGCGGAGGGCGCGGCGCACCCGATCGAGGAGACCGGCCGCAAGCTGCGCGGGATGATGAGCTGGGTGGACCGGCCGATCACCGAGACGGCCTGA